The genomic segment TTTCTTCCCCAGTCCTGCCTGCGTCCCTCCGTTTTCGGCAACCTTGGACAAATGCTAGGCCATAGAGCACCTTTGTGAGAATTAGAGGAAAGCACCCCTTAATTTCCATCTGTTGGTAAATGGTGGTAAATGTACAAACATATAAATGAATAAGTCTCCTTTAGAACGGGGTTTCTCTCTTCAGTGCACACCTGCCCCATTGCACATGATGCTCCTGAGCCACCCGCTCCGGGCTGCCTTGCCCGCGCCCCTGTGCCCAGCCCCGGGCCTTCTCTCCCCAGGCTGTGTGCCTTTCTTGGAGCAGCCGGCAGCAGCCTTTGTGCGGTTGAACGAGGCGGTGCTCTTGGAGTCTGTGCTGGAGGTCCCCGTGCCGGTCCGCTTCCTTTTCGTGATGCTTGGGCCCCGCCACACCAGCACCGACTATCACGAGCTGGGGCGCTCCATCGCTACCCTCATGTCTGACAAGGTTGGTCCTCCAGCCCGTGGGCTGGGcgccccaggcctgtcccccggGCCCTCCTGGTTCCTGTCCCTCTCACTGCCCCAGGATACCATGGATGCAGGGGTGCAGGGGCCCTCCTGGGTGGAGCAGCGCTTCGGAGAGTGGAGAGGCTGTTGGCCGAGGGGAGAAAGGGAGCCCTCTgagctggggctgtgggaggggagatgggacagGGAGAAGCAGCCAGACCTCCAGGTTTTGGATGTGACATAGGCTGGATGTGAATGGGCTGGCTGTGTTGGTCTTCGCTGTGGCTTCTCCTGGGCTTGGATAGGACAGTGATGTTCAAAATCCTTCCCAACGGACGTGGGCCTTGGAGGCCTCTGCAGTGCCAGGTGTTACCCCGTAGTGGTTGGATTGTGGGAAAGCCTGGAGGCTCCCAGGGGAATAGAgggccctgggaaggggcagTGCTGAGGGCTGTGGCTtgccagccagcagggcctgtgAGTCAGAATTTTGACAACTGGACTGGACCTGCGTATGTGGCGGAACGTCCTTACCCCTCTCTCCAAAGCCCCGTGCCAGGGCCCCCGGGTCAGATCAGCCCTTGCTTTCTGCCCCCAGCTGTTCCACGAGGCTGCCTACCAGGCTGACGACCGGCAGGACCTCCTGAGCGCCATCAGCGAGTTCCTGGACGGCAGCATCGTGATCCCCCCGTCGGAGGTGGAGGGCCGCGACCTGCTGCGCTCCGTGGCCGCCTTCCAGCGGGAGCTGCTGAGGAAGCGGCGGGAGCGAGAGCAGAACAAAGTGGAGATGACCACCCGGGGAGGCTACGTGGCTCCTGGGAAAGGTCAGACCCTTTGGGGTCCAGAGTCCCCCATGCTCCCCCCCAACACAGCTAAGTCCATGACCTCAGCTCCGTCCTGACTCCCAGAGTCCTGGCTGCAGCTtccagcccctgacccaggcctcTGCCCACGGGCGAGGCCGGGAAGGATGGAGGGCCTGCAAGCGGAGGGGTGGTCTGTGTTCCAGCACCCCCTTGTCCCCCAGGGCTGTCGCTGGAATTGGGGGGCTCTGAGGCGACCCCTGAAGATGACCCCCTGCGGCGGACCGGCTCGGTGTTTGGGGGACTTGTCCGGGACGTGAAGCGCCGCTACCCGCACTACCCCAGTGACCTGCGGGACGCTCTGCACTACCAGTGTGTGGCCGCCGTGCTCTTCATCTACTTCgctgccctcagccctgccatCACCTTCGGGGGGCTGCTAGGTGaggcggaggggcggggctcAGTGTCATCTCCAAGGTTTCTGGGACAGGGCGTCCCAGTGATCACTTTAGGGGCTTATGGGTGAGAGGAGATAGTCATCAGTGTGACCATCCTGAGCTGCTGGGTCAGGGGATTCCAGAGTTCACTTTTGGGGGAGCTATGAAGATCACCTTGGGGAGCTGGTGGTGAAGGGGCAGGAGGTAAGGGGTTAGTAAGGGGGCCCTATGTACTGTTCTGGGGGGCTGCGCCACTCTTGCTGGGTCCCCAGGTTAGGCTAAGCTAGATAAGGAagaggggccagggaggagccaggcagggctGTCCCACTGACCCTTGCCCTCCCCAGGGGAGAAAACCGAAGGGCTGATGGGAGTGTCTGAGCTGATCGTGTCCACGGCTGTGCTTGGAGTCCTCTTTTCTCTGCTGGGGGCCCAACCGCTGCTTGTGGTTGGCTTCTCAGGGCCCCTGCTGGTCTTCGAAGAAGCCTTCTTCAAGGTGACAGCCCtgccctgctgctcccctgggatcacctgctcctcccctggcccctcagcccaggTGACAGGTCCCTGCCgggtccccctcctccccttggagttacccctcaccccaccccactccctacCTCATGGGGCCCTGATATTCATAGAAGACTGCTGTGGGTAAccactcctccctcctggccacCAGTTCTGCCAATCCCATGACCTGGAGTACCTCACCGGCCGGGTGTGGGTTGGCCTCTGGCTGGTGGTCTTTGTTCTTGCTCTGGTGGCCGCTGAGGGCAGCTTCCTGGTCCGCTACATCTCGCCTTTCACCCAGGAGATCTTCGCCTtcctcatttctttcattttcatctaTGAGACCTTCTACAAACTCTATAAGGTAGGGGTCCCgagagggtttgggggcagggcaggtgtaGATGTGGGTGGGCAGCATCCTGGCAAGGAGCATGGGAGCCGGTGGCATGGAGATTGGGGCAGAGGGCTCAAACGGGGGGCTCTGTTGTGTGTCGGCGTGGGGGGTTGGGGACACCCTGGGGTAGGCCTGAGCTGAAGGGGAAGGAATCAGACCCATAGGGTATTGGTCAGAACTCCAGGATTTACCTGCACAGGTGTGTGAAGTGGTCACAGCGCTAAGGGCTGGGTGTCCTTGGGTCACCTTttgtagagtgtgtgtgtgtgtgtgtgtgtgtgtgtgtgtgtgtgtgtgtgtcttatgtAGCTGGATGTTGTGTGTTACTGTTGCCTGGTCAGGTAGGTGAGGGAACAGCCTTCTTCCCTGCAGCTGATGAAATCAGGGTCACCTGCCCAGGTGAACACTAGGGCAGCCTTGTAACCCACATAGGTGTTCACGGAGCACCCACTGCTGCCGTTCTACCCCCCTGAGGGGGCACTGGCGCCTAGGCTGGGCCTGAATGGGAGTGCTCTGCCCGCCACTGAGGGGCCTCCAGGCCCGAGGAACCAGCCCAACACGGCCCTGCTGTCCCTCATCCTCATGCTTGGGACCTTCCTCATCGCCTTCTTCCTGCGCAAGTTCAGGAACAGCCGCTTCCTGGGGGGCAAGGTACGTGGCTTCCAGAGCGGGGCCCGTGGAGCCCCTGGGGGACTCTTAGTTCTGCTCTCCCTGCCAGACCCCCCTCTAGAGCGGGGCTGCCCCTTTCTCCAGGTCAGCCTCTGGCTCTAAGCCAAGTCTATGTGGCCCCAGCCCATCAGAGCCTCAGAGAAGTCTACTCAGAAGAGAAATGCCCACCTGGGCTGGCTGGCACTCATGGGGTTGAAAGAGACAGGTTGGGGAACTTCTGGAACCAGCTCAGACCCAAGAGAGGTCAGGAGTGATAAGCCCTTGTGAGCCTCCAGCCCTCACCTCCACCTCTGCTCCCTTCTCCCAAGGCTCGCCGCATCATCGGGGATTTCGGCATCCCCATCTCCATTCTGGTGATGGTCCTGGTGGATTACTCCATTACGGACACCTACACACAGGCGAGTGAGCCCGACCTCTCTGGCAGCTGGTTCTCACCCCTGGGCCTGAGCGGCAGTTAGATTAGGGCTGGGACCCAGCTTTCCTGGTGGAATGGCAGAGACCTGCTGGGGTCACACTGGATGGGTGAGCTGGGGGTTCAGAAGCAGCCATGTGGTCCCACTAAGGAGGCCACCCAGTGGTCTGAGGCTGTGTGTGACCCGTAGGCAAGACCTGGAGGAGCAGGGATGGGGCTGGGGCAGAATGACAGGTGGCCCCCAGGTTTCCTGGCAGCTCTGGGGATCTGGGAGAAGGTATGTCATGTCTCTGCCCTATCTCGGACCCTTGTAGGGACAGCAACTTTGGAGGATGCAAAACTAATTTCCTTCAAACCTGTTCACACCCCAATTCCCCGAAGCCCTGGTACTGGGGACACATGGCTTTgcgggagcagctcctgcgtgggCTCCTAGCGTGGGGGGCACTGTCCCTGAACCCCGCCTTCCTTCTGGCCTCGCAGAAGCTGACAGTGCCCACGGGGCTCTCGGTGACCTCCCCCCATAAGCGCACGTGGTTCATCCCGCCTCTGGGCAGTGCCCGTCCTTTCCCGCCCTGGATGATGGTGGCAGCTGCTGTCCCCGCCCTGCTGGTCCTCATCCTGATCTTCATGGAGACACAGATCACTGCGTGAGAGGGCGGGGACCCTGGGCAGACGAGTGCGGATGGTGGGATTGGCAGCAAGGGGACAGACAGTTTTTTGCCTTGGTGCTTGGCCATGCCATCTGTCTGGTATCACCGGCATTTGCAGGGTGGCACTTGACAGTTCTCAGAACGCTCTGGCAGTATGTTCTCTCACCCGGGGACGCTCACATGATCTCATTTTGGTTAAGTCACAATAACGTGGTGAGATCTGGCATCTGGCTTTTATGGTATTTTAAACATCCACAGTGTAAGGAATTTAGCTCAGACTTGCTTAAATGTGAGAACTTTAATTTGGGAACTTGAAAGAGGAAGCTGGCAGATCCTGGGAGAGctcttctctccccccgccccgctccccacccGGCTGTGTGCGCCTGGCCCGGCTGCTGGCCCACTCACTCCCACTTCGTTCTCTGTAGGCTCATTGTCAGCCAGAAGGCACGGAGGCTGCTCAAAGGCTCCGGCTTCCACCTGGACCTGCTTCTGATCGGCTCCCTGGGGGGACTGTGTGGGTTGTTTGGGCTGCCCTGGCTGACGGCTGCCACCGTCCGCTCAGTCACCCATGTCAATGCACTGACTGTCATGCGCACCGCCATTGCGCCTGGAGACAAGCCCCAGATCCAGGAGGTGCGGGAGCAGCGGGTCACTGGCGTGCTCATCTCCAGCCTCGTGGGTGAGAGCGCCCACCTTGCAAGGCCTGGCCCCGCTCCCCAGACTTGCCTTCTTGGGCCCCAAGGCCTTAAATCAGCTCTCTCATCCGGGCTTGGCCAGGTCCCTTCTGACTCTCCAAATGTGGCCTGTCtagcccctgccctgcctgccagccctgcTTCCTGACCCCCATGAGCCCTTTTGCCTCGTGCCCTTTCCTGGTTCTCTTTCCTGCTCCATCTTCTCTTGTGCGTGGTGACGAGGCCCAGCCGGTCAGTTAGATGGTCCGTGCCCCCTCCCCATCAGGTCTGTCTGTCCTCACAGCGCTGTCTGAGGGGTCAGGTAGGTCTGTGACTCCTCCTCCAGGCCTGTCCATCGTCATGGGGGCTGTGCTGCGCCAGATCCCGTTGGCCGTGCTCTTTGGGATTTTCCTGTACATGGGGGTCACGTCGCTGTCTGGCATCCAGCTGTCCCAGCGTCTGTTGCTCATCTTCATGCCAGCAAAACACCATCCCGAGCAGCCCTATGTGACCAAGGTATGGCCAGGAAGCATGGAGGTGGGGAGCTGGGTGACGGGAAGGGTGTCCAGGGGATCCCTGGGCGGGACATGGGCAGGATAGGCTGACTATGAAGATATATTGGGACCCGGGGAGCCAACTCCCCAGAGATGTGGGTGGGAGTGTGGTGAGACCTGACGCCTGTTCCCAGGTGAAGACGTGGCGGATGCACCTGTTCACCTGCATCCAGCTGGGCTGCATCGCCCTGCTCTGGGTGGTCAAGTCCACGGCGGCCTCGCTCGCCTttcccttcctgctgctgctcacGGTGCCTCTGAGGCGTTGCCTTCTGCCCCGGATTTTCCAGGACAGAGAGCTGCAGGCGGTAAGGGACTGTGCTTGGGGCAGGGCCAGTGTGGATGGGGCCTGGGTTCCAATCTCTGCTGTACCGCCGGACAGCTGTGTGCCTGACACAGGTAACCTAACCTGAACTCTCACTTTCATCTATATAAGGGCTAATAGAAGATTCTACCTTATACGATTGCTGTGAGGCTTAAGCACTAATCCAGGTGAAGTACTGAGTACGATGGTTTGGTGTGAAGTAAGCACAAGGCTGCTGCAGACAGCTGTGCAGGCTGTACATTGAACAGAAGCGCATAGctgaggggcgggtgggggtgggacggTGCTGAAATCCATCTGAGCCCTATTTTTGTTATCTGGAGGAAGGGGCATCTTTTTGCAAATCATCCACCAAACACAGTCCACAGAAGTACACCGCAAGAGCTAGCTGGGAGCGGCCCCTAGAAAGTGCTTCATCTCTGGTAGCTGCTCTCATTGGTATTGTTATTAGGAGCTGTCACTGGAGGGGGTGGTGACCTGGAGGGAAGTGCTTC from the Myotis daubentonii chromosome 7, mMyoDau2.1, whole genome shotgun sequence genome contains:
- the SLC4A3 gene encoding anion exchange protein 3 isoform X3, producing the protein MANGVIPPPGGASPLPQVRVPLEEPPLSPDVEEEDDDLGKTLAVSRFGDLISKPPAWDPEKPSRSYSERDFEFHRHTSHHTHHPLSVRLPPPHKLRRVPPSSARQSRRRKKEKTSAAPSEGTPPIQEEGAAGVEEEEEEEEEEEGEYGAEPVEPPPSGSPQKAKFSIGSDEDDSPGLPGRAVFPKPLSSGDTRSDKSPQHSVSSPSPRARAPRVTGEKSRPWSPSASYDLRERLCPGSALGSLGGPEQQVPTDEAEAQMLGSADLDDMKSHRLEDNPGMRRHLVKKPSRTQGGRGSPGGLAPILRRKKKKKKLDRRPHEVFVELNELMLDRSQEPHWRETARWIKFEEDVEEETERWGKPHVASLSFRSLLELRRTIAHGAALLDLEQTTLPGIAHLVVETMIVSDQIRPEDRASVLRTLLLKHSHPNDDKDSGFFPRNTSSSSVNSVMGNHHPTPSHGPDGAVPTMADDLGEPAPLWPHDPDAKEKPLHMSGGDSHRGKSLKLLEKIPEDAEATVVLVGCVPFLEQPAAAFVRLNEAVLLESVLEVPVPVRFLFVMLGPRHTSTDYHELGRSIATLMSDKLFHEAAYQADDRQDLLSAISEFLDGSIVIPPSEVEGRDLLRSVAAFQRELLRKRREREQNKVEMTTRGGYVAPGKGLSLELGGSEATPEDDPLRRTGSVFGGLVRDVKRRYPHYPSDLRDALHYQCVAAVLFIYFAALSPAITFGGLLGEKTEGLMGVSELIVSTAVLGVLFSLLGAQPLLVVGFSGPLLVFEEAFFKFCQSHDLEYLTGRVWVGLWLVVFVLALVAAEGSFLVRYISPFTQEIFAFLISFIFIYETFYKLYKVFTEHPLLPFYPPEGALAPRLGLNGSALPATEGPPGPRNQPNTALLSLILMLGTFLIAFFLRKFRNSRFLGGKARRIIGDFGIPISILVMVLVDYSITDTYTQKLTVPTGLSVTSPHKRTWFIPPLGSARPFPPWMMVAAAVPALLVLILIFMETQITALIVSQKARRLLKGSGFHLDLLLIGSLGGLCGLFGLPWLTAATVRSVTHVNALTVMRTAIAPGDKPQIQEVREQRVTGVLISSLVGLSIVMGAVLRQIPLAVLFGIFLYMGVTSLSGIQLSQRLLLIFMPAKHHPEQPYVTKVKTWRMHLFTCIQLGCIALLWVVKSTAASLAFPFLLLLTVPLRRCLLPRIFQDRELQALDSEDAEPNFDEDGQDEYNELHMPV